The genomic window TCAACCAAGTCGTACATGATAAACTCGACCAACAGCGACTACGTGAACTTTTAGAAGAACGGGCTTTAGCACGGGATTCGATGGATATCGCCAAAGTACAGCAAATTCGGGAAGAAATGGAAAGGGCAGAAGCGCGACGGTTGCAACCTCATTTTATTGCTTCTTTCTTCCTAGAAGCATTTACCCAATTAGGTGGAACATTGCGTCAACGTGAACCCCAGCGTTACGAAATCAGTCACGTTCCGGCAGTTATTCGCAATCGAGGGCGGCAAATTGGTGTAGGTGAACCGTTGCTGCTACGCTACGAACGCATCTGCTTTGAAAAAGATTTGATCAGCATTTCTAGTAAACCCCTAGCTGCCTTCATTTGTTCTGGACATTCTCTACTGGATGCCACAATTGATCTGACTTTGGAACGACACCGGGATTTGTTGAAACAAGGCACCATATTAATCGATGAAAATGATTTCAGCGAAGGAACCCGTGCCTTAGTTTATTTAGAACATTCTATACAAGACGCACGGATAAATCTAAATGGCTCTAGGCGTTTAGTATCGCGGCGGATGCAATATGTGGAGATTTGCCCTCATCCCCCAACCCCTTCTCCCAAATTGGGAGAAGGGGAGCAATTAGAATTACACCCCTCTCCCAATTTGGGAGAGGGGACGGGGGTGAGGGCGCAAAATGCAGGTTACGCACCTTACCTCAATTACCGTCCGCTAACAGACGAGGAAAAGGGTTTTGTAGAAAAAATTTTAGAAGAATCTTGGTTGCGAGAAGATTTAGAAGCAAAAGCCAAGAGTTATGCGATCGCTCACCTGGTTCCCCAACATCTTCAAGAACTCAAGCAACGCAAAGAGGAACTGATTGCTAAGACGATGACAGCAGTAAAAGATAGATTAACCAAGGAGATTAATTACTGGGATCATCGGGCTGAAGAACTGAAAATGCAAGAAGAAGCTGGCAAGCCTAATGCCAAAATTAATTCAGGTAAAGCACGTCAGCGAGCTGATGATTTGCAAGCACGGTTAATGCAACGTTTGGAAGAATTAGAGCAAGAACGTAGATTATCGCCATTACCGCCTGTGGTGGTTGGGGGTGCGTTGGTAGTTTCAGTAGGCTTGCTGCAACGAATGCAAGGCAAACAACAGGCAACAACGGCGATGTTTGCCAGGGAGACGGAACGGGTAGAAAAAGCAGCAATGACGGCTGTGATGGAAGTAGAACGCAATTTAGGGTACGAACCAACAGATGTGAGTACCCAGAAGTGCGGCTATGATATTGAGTCACGTCCCCTCACCCCCAGCCCCTCTCCCAATTTGGGAGAGGGGAGCCGGAGGCGGGGTGAGGGCTTGCGATTTATTGAGGTGAAAGGGCGAATTACAGGCGCTAAAACTGTGACAGTGACGAAGAATGAAATTATTACCGCTCTAAACAAGCCAGATAATTTCATTTTGGCATTGGTGCAAGTGCCTGTAGCAGAAAATATGGAAGGTAATTGTTCTATTCACTACTTACGCCGTCCGTTCCATAAAGAACCAGATTTTGCCGTGACGAGTGTTAATTATGATTGGCTAGAGTTATGGCAACAGGGAACTGAACCAATTTAAAATAATTATTTACCGTCTTAATGATTACACTATTCATATTTTTTAATCATTCTTCATCCTCCAAGAGTATTCGATTTCATCTTCAGTGAGAGTAGATTTTATTGGTTATAATGCTGGTAATCAGTAGGACATAAGCAAAATGTCACCAAAAAGTTTTGATATTGCTGACTTATCTGATAATTTAGCTGGTTTATTGTCAGATATCCAAAATCATGTTGAAGTTACCCTAACTCATCAGGGTGTCCCTTTGGCAAAAGTTTTGTCTTTGACTCAACCTAAACTTACAGTGACTAAAGCTGATTTAAATGATGCCTTAAAGCCAAGAGTTGCGGGTTTTTGGCAGGGAAAAGTTAAGATAACTGATGATTTTGATGAGACTTCAGAAGAAGTAATTGCAGCATTTTATGGGGATGAGTAGTGAGTGTTTTGTTAAATACTCATATTTTGTTGTAGTTTTTAGAAAATGATTCTAAATTGTCAGATCAGGTACAAGAGGTAATTACTAATCCTGAAAATTTAATTTTCGTCAGTGCGATTAGTGCTTGGGAGATTTCAATTAAACAGTCTTTAGGAAAGTTAATTGTTCCTGGTAATTTGGAGGAGGCTTTGCGCTTCAGTCGGTTTGAGGTTTTGTCTATGACATTGGCAGATGGAATAAAGGTTGCTGATTTGCCTCTACACCATAAAGATCCTTTTGATAGGATGTTAATTGCTCAAGCTTTGGTAGAAAGTTTAACAATAATTACAGTAGACCAAAAGTTTAAATTTTATGATGTGCTATTATTCTCTAATGATTTCGGCTAGCTCAAATATGCCAAAATTTCAGAACTTTAGCTTTCTCTAGAATAACTGTTACAGGTTTACTTCATTTGCTGATTGTTTTTTGGTGCGTAGGCGTAGCCCGTCGTAGACATCGCAATTTTGTCAGACTAATCGCTCTTAAGTCTGCGTCGTTTATTGGATAGCTAGTTATCCAAGTAAAAAGGGATGCTTTTGGTGAGAGCAATCACAGGACTAAACTAACTCCTTAGCAGAAATCCTCAGAGGCTCGACTTTGTGCGATCGCTTTCCTTTGGGTGCTATAAAACGAATCTCGACATCGTAACCTGCACTCCTAGCAAGTTTTGCTAGGGTTTCAATTTTAGGAACCTGTTTCCCAGCAATCCGAGCTAGCTGTGGCTGTTTAATGCCAACCAACTTAGCAAAATCTCGTTGATTTAAGCCGCTAGCCTTCCTTAAAGCAATAACTTGTTTTGCACACTGGAATTCAGACTCCAAGGCATCGTATTCAGCCTTTACCTCTGGATCTGCTAAAACCTGATCACGAATAGAATCCCAAGAAATTGTTTTAGAAGTCATCGTTTTTTAAACTACAGGCTTTTAGCTAAAGATAATGTGCGCTCCGAATTATCACTGAACCATCTAGCTAGTATCGTGAATTTTACCTAACTGCATAGAAAATAAGCGAACCTTAAGCTGTAAGGGTTAATTGCGTAAAATTTATTTAGTGAATGTAGAGTCGTACCCTCCTGGTTAATGTAGTGGTGGTAAGTGGTGAGGCTTGCCTGTCTTTGAAGGTGTACCAGAGTGAGCCATGCTGCCTAAAAAATTAGTGAGAGAATTTAAATTTAATATAAAATTGTCATTACCTGCGACATTTTGGGATCTCGCACCCCAATA from Nostoc sp. UHCC 0926 includes these protein-coding regions:
- a CDS encoding type II toxin-antitoxin system VapC family toxin; amino-acid sequence: MSDQVQEVITNPENLIFVSAISAWEISIKQSLGKLIVPGNLEEALRFSRFEVLSMTLADGIKVADLPLHHKDPFDRMLIAQALVESLTIITVDQKFKFYDVLLFSNDFG
- a CDS encoding helix-turn-helix transcriptional regulator, which encodes MTSKTISWDSIRDQVLADPEVKAEYDALESEFQCAKQVIALRKASGLNQRDFAKLVGIKQPQLARIAGKQVPKIETLAKLARSAGYDVEIRFIAPKGKRSHKVEPLRISAKELV